DNA sequence from the bacterium genome:
CATGCGCGCCTTCACCGCCGCCAGCTCGCCGGGCGCGATGTGCATGCCGCCCTTCTGGAAGATCGGCAGCGACGGCTGCGACAGGACGGGTGCGCGCACCGCGGGCTCGAGCATCATCGACAGCGCGAAGTTGCCGGTGAAGCACATGCCGATCGCGCCGACGCCGCGGCCACCGCAGAGCGGATGCGCGTGTGCCGCGAGCGCCCGCAGCCAGTCGATCACGGGGCTCGAGCGGTTCGCGGCGAGAGCCGCGAATTCGCGGCTGATGCAGGCACGCAGGATCGTCGACGCCCCATAGAGCGGCGAGATCGCCCGCCCCGGCTCGCCGAAGAGGCTGGGCATCCACACCGTGAAGCCGGCGTCGCGCACCCAGCGCGCGAAGCGCGCCACGTAGGGCGAGATGCCGGGCATCTCGGCCATGACGATCACCGCCGGCCCGCTGCCCGCGACGAAGACCGGCCTCTCCACCCCGAGCAGGGACAGCGGGCGCCGTTCGAAGTCGTCGAGCGCGTCGTTGCGTTCGAGATCCGCCATGCGGCCGCCTTAGCACCGGCGACGTCCCCGCGTCACATCGAACGATATTGCGGGTCGGCGCGTTTGGCGCACAATCCCCGCATGCCCGCTTCGGTCGCGCAGCACGGCAGCGAGGAGCTGCCGTCCGTGCGCGTCGACTCCTACAACCTCGAGATCAAGGACGACGACGGCGGCTTTCTCGGCGACCGCGCCAGCCGCGCCGCCTTCGGCGCGAGCCTCGAGAAGTGGCGCGAGCCGCTGCGCCAGCTCGGCGACGACCCGTTCGGCGACCGCGAGACCGACGGCCTCGGCAAGAGGGACCTCGAGGCCATCCTCGTCGGCGACGACGCGGCGGCCGCGGCCGTCGTGCACGGCGCGATCGAGGACTTCGCGCACGAGTTCGCCGGCGTCACCCGCCGCTTCCAGAAGCTGAAGGCGTGGCGGGACACCGAGCGCATCGTCGTCGGCGGCGGCTTCCGCTGGGGCCGCATCGGTGAGCTCGCCATCGCGCGGGCCGGCAGCCTGCTGGCGGCCGAGGGCATCGAGGTCGAGGTGCGGCCCATCCGCAACCATCCCGACGAGGCGGGGCTCATCGGTGCGGTGCACCTGGCGCCGTCGTGGATCTTCGAGGCCCACGACGCCATCCTCGCCGTCGACATCGGCGGCACGAACATCCGCGCCGGCATCGTCGAGACCAACCTCAGGAAGGCCGCCGACGCGTCGAAGGCCTGCGTCTGGAAGTCGGAGCTGTGGCGCCACGGCGACGAGGACGTGAAGCGCGACGAGGCCGTCGCCCGCCTCGTCGCGATGCTCGAGGGCCTGATCCGCCGCACGACGCGCAAGGAGCTCGCCCTCGCCCCGTTCATCGGCATCGGCTGTCCGGGAAAGATCGAGGAGGACGGCTCGATCGACCGCGGCGCGCAGAACCTGCCCGGCAACTGGGAGAGCGCGCGCTTCAACCTGCCCACCTGTCTCTACGAGGCGATCCCGAAGATCGGCGACCACGAGACCGTCGTCGTGCTGCACAACGACGCCGTGGTGCAGGGCCTCAGCGAGGTGCCGTTCATGACCGACGTGCAGCACTGGGGCGTGCTGACGATCGGCACCGGCCTCGGCAACGCCCGCTTCACGAACCGCAGCGACCCCAAGGCGGGCAAGGCCGGGAACGGCAAGCCCGCCGGCGCGCGGCGCTGACGCCGCCTACCGCGCGACGATCAGCTGCTGCCCACAGTCGACGCAGTACACCGACTGCCGGCGGCGGGCGGCGGCGTGCCGCTCCGCGGTGCAGTCGGGCGCGGCGACCTGTGGGTTCACCACCACCCCGCACTGGGGGCAGTGCCCCACGGGTGCGCCGGCCCGGCGGTGGTTCATGTTGTCGCAGGCGATCGGCCGCCGGGGGCGTCCGGGCGGACGGTCGATCACGACGGCTTGCCGCGCTCCGGGGCGCGCGTCACCCCGGACGTGTCGACCATGAGGAAGGTCGCGCGCGTGACCGCGACCACGGCGTGGCAGCGCGGGCAGGTCGGGCTCATCGAGCTTCCTGCGACGCCGTGCAGATACGACAGGGCGGCCCCGCAGTGGGGACAGGGTCCGAACCAGGCAGTGGACATGGCGCACTCCTCATGACGTCGCTGCCGGGCGCCGTCGGCAGACGCCGGCCCGGCATCGCGGCCTGGTCCTGGCGGCCACCGCGCGGAGGCCAACATCCGCGCGCTGGAGGGCTCGCTCGTGACGCCCGGGACCGCGATGAGCCTCCGGGTCGCAGAGCCAACCTGCGATGCACGCTACGCGCCGCGACCGGGGCTGGTCAAACGGCGACCGTCGTGGGGATTTCACTGGCGCGGCGAGCGCCCATGCGGGACAAGGCTCCGCGATGCTCCCGCCGCCCCGCACCCGCCCGCGCCTGCGCGGCGTTCTCCACCAGTATGCCTTCTTCGCCTCGCTGTTCGCGGGCACGCTGCTGGTCGCGATCGCGCCCAGCCCGCGCGCGCGTACGGCCGCGCTCGTGTACGGCGCCAGCCTGTCGGCGCTGCTCGGGGTGAGCACGCTCTTCCACCGCGTCACCTGGACGACGCCCGGCGCGCGCCGCTGGATGGGACGGCTCGACCACACCATGATCGCCGTCCTCATCGCCGGCACGTTCACCCCGTTCGCGATGCTCGCCCTGCCCGACCACCTCGGGCCGACGCTGCTGCTCGTGGTGTGGATCGGCGCCGCGGTCGGCACGCTGCTGCACGTGCTCTGGGCCGACATTCCGAAGTGGCTGAGCGCCCTCTCCTACGTCGTGCTCGGCTGGGTCGGCGTCGTCGCGACGCCGACGCTGCTCGCCGCCGGGTGGACCATCCCGATCCTGCTTCTGATCGGCGGGCTGCTCTACTCCCTCGGCGCGGCGGTCTACGCGCTCCGCCGCCCCGATCCCGTGCCGGCCGTCTTCGGCTACCACGAGGTCTTCCACGCTCTCGTGGTCGTGGCGGCCGGCGTACACTGGGCCGCGGTGGTGCTCGCCGTCGCCTGAGCGCGCCGTCGCTCAGCCGCGGCGGCGCCCGGCGGCCAGCGCGCGGTCGATCTCGCGCTTCTCGGAGCGCTCGCGGATCGCCTCGCGCTTGTCGTGCATCTTCTTGCCGCGGCCGAGGCCCATCTCGACCTTGGCGCGGCCCTTCACCCAATAGAGCCGCAGCGGGATCAGCGTCAGGCCCTTCTCCTGCAGCTGGGCGCGCAGCTTGTCGAGCTCGCGCCGGTGGAGCAGCAGCTTGCGCTCGCGCTCGGGCGCGTGCCCGAACTGGCTCGACGGGCCGTAGGGCGAGATGTGCGCGGCGAACAGGAACAGCTCGTCGCCGACGAAGCGCGCGTAGGCGTCCTTCAGCTGGACCCGGCCCTCCCGCAGCGACTTCACCTCGCTGCCGCGGAGGGCCAGGCCCGCCTCGACCTTCTCGTCGATGTGGTACTCGTGGAAGGCCCGCCGATTGACGGTGATGTCGCGATCGTGGGCCTTGTCCGCCATCTACGCCGCCACCACCTGCGGGCCGGGAATCTCGGCCCGCTTCGCGCGCATGCGGTTCTGCTCGTCGACGAAGACGACCTTCGGCTCGTGCCTGCGGGCCGCGTCCTCGTCGAGCCAGGTGAACGCGGCGATGATGACGAGGTCGCCCTTGTTCACCATGTGCGCGGCGGCGCCGTTGACGCAGATGACGCCGGAGTCGCGCTCGCCCTCGACCACGTAGGTCTCGAAGCGGTTGCCGTTGGTGACGTTCCACACGCAGACCGCCTCGTTCGGGAGCAGGTCCGTCAGGTCCATGAGCGTGCGGTCGATGGTGATGGAGCCCTCGTAGTGCAGCTCCGCCTGGGTCACGGTGGCGCGGTGGATCTTGGCGCGCATCATCTTGCGAGTGGCCTTGGTCATGGGTTGGTCCCCCCGAGGATTCGATTGTCGATCAGCCGCACGCCGCCCACCCACACTGCCAGGGCGAGCAACGCCGGGCCCCGCACCTCCGCCACACCGTCGAGCGTCTCCGGATCGCGCAGCTCGGCGTACTCGAGCCGCGCCTGCGGCTCGGCCGCGATCACCCGCGCCGCCCGGTCGACGACCGCCGCCGCCCGGGTCTCGCCCACGCGCACGGCTTCCACCGCGGCGCCCAGCGCCCGCGGCACACAGCGCGCCGCGATCCGGGCCTCGGGCGCGAGCCGCTGGTTGCGGCTGGAGAGGGCGAGGCCGTCGGCTTCCCGAACGGTCGGCACGCCCACGACGTCGATGCCGAAGTCGAGGTCGGCCGTCATGCGACGGACGACCGCGAGCTGCTGGAAGTCCTTCTCGCCGAACACCGCCACGTGCGGGCGGACGGCGTGGAACAGCTTCGTGACCACGGTGGTCACGCCGCGGAAATGCCCCGGCCGCTGGGCCCCGCAGAGCGGCTCGGTGAGATGCGACACGTCGACCGCGGTGTGGAACCCCTCGGGGTACATGGCGCCCGCGGACGGTGCGTAGATCGCGTCGACGCCGGCCTCGCGGCAGCGGGCCGCATCGGCGTCGAGGGTACGCGGATACTTCTCGAAGTCGTCGCGTCGATCGAACTGGATCGGGTTCACGAAGATCGAGACGACCACCTCGTCGGCGCGTGCCCGACCCTGGCGCATGAGCTCCAGGTGTCCGTCGTGGAGCGCGCCCATGGTCGGGACCAGCGCGATCCGCCGGCCCGCCGCGCGCGCGGCGTCGGCCCAGGCCTGCATGGCCCGGGGCTCGTCGATGATGCGCATGGCGCTCAGCTACCCGTCGCCGCCGTGACGGGCTTCAGGGCGTGGAAGGCGTGCGCGTCGGTGGGGAAGACGCCGCCCTTCACCTCGCCGACGTAGGCCCGCGCCGCCTCGACGATGGTCGTGCCCAGATCGGCGTACGCCTTGGCGAACTTCGGCGCCCGCTCGGTGAGGCCGAGCAGGTCGTGGAGGACGAGCACCTGGCCGTCGCAGAAGACGCCGGCGCCGATGCCGATGGTGGGGATCGCCAGCTCGGCGGTGATCTCCGCGGCGAGGTCGAGCGGGATGCCTTCGAGCACCACCGCGCAGGCGCCCGCCTCCTCCACCGCGCGCGCGTCGTCGAGGACGCGCTCGCGGCTGTCGGCGCCGGAGCCGTGCCGCCGGCCCTGCACCTTGTGCCCGCCCATGCGGTGGACCGACTGGGGCGTGAGCCCGACGTGGCCGATCACCGGTATGTCGCAGCTGCCGATCGCCTCGATGGCGTGCGCCATGCGAACGCCGCCCTCGAGCTTGACGGCCTGCGCACCACCGTCCTTCACCAGCCGCACCGCGCTCTCGACCGCCTGCGCGGCGCTGGCGTGATAGGCGCCGAACGGCAGGTCGCCGACGACGAGCGCCCGGCGCGCCCCGCGGGCGACCATGCGCGTGTGATAGACCATCTCGTCGAGTGTGACCGGCAGCGTCGTGTCGTGGCCCTGCACGACGTTGCCGAGCGAGTCGCCGACGAGGAGCATCTCGACGCCTGCAGCGTCGAGCAGCCGGGCGAAGGTCCAGTCGTAGGCGGTCACCATCGTGATCCGCTCTCCCGCTGCCTTCATGCGGCCCAGTTCGGGAACCGTGATCCGCTTCGCGTCCATGAAAAGAGCCTCCTGGACCGGGTGTCCGGGAGGCTGTCGAAGCGGATCGCAAAAGGCTCGCGGAGAGCTCCCCCATCGGGACTCCACCTGCCGATCCCCGTCCGTCATGGATCGCGGTCCGCCGGTGCCGTCAGTGGGTGTGGCGTGCTCGCCGTGCGCGCGCTTGCGTCGTCTTCGCAGCTGCCCGTCTCGGTCCGTTCAATCCCCGCCCGGAATGGGTCGGGGTCGTCACAAGGATCCAAGCGGAATGTAGTGCTGTACCCCCTGCTTCATACCCCGCACCTCCCGGACCAGATCGGCCAGATCGCCGACGTGCTCGACGAAGTCGATCTCCGAGCAATTGACCACGAGGAGCGGGGTTTCGGTGTAGGAGTGGAAGAAGGTGCGGAAGGCCTCCGTCAGCCGTTCGAGATACTGTGGGCTGATGCTGCGTTCGAACTCGCGATCGCGCTTGCGGATACGCCGCAGGAGAACGTCGGGGCGGGCCTCCAGGTAGATGACCAGATCCGGGCGCGGGATGCGGCGGTCGAGGAGCTGGAAGATCTCGCGGTAGAGGTGCAGCTCCTCCACGGAGAGCGTGATGCCGGCAAAGATGCCGTCCTTCGCGAAGAGGTAGTCGGCGACGGCGCCGGTGCGGGCGAGGTCGTCGGCGTCCAGCTCCACCTGCTGGCGGTAGCGGCCGAGCGTGAAGGAAAGCTGAGCCTGGAGGGCATGGCGTTCGGGGTCGTCGTAGAACCGCTTCAGGAACGGGTTGTCTTCGACCCGTTCGAGGACGGTGCGGGATCCGAACTCCGTCGCGAGTCGCCGTGCGAGGGCCGTCTTTCCGACGCCGATCGGACCCTCAACCGCGATGTAGCGCGCCGCCGCTCGGTCCACCATCCCCACCCGGGTTACGCCGCGCGCCGTACCACGTCGTGAAAGGTTCTGTCCAGTAGTAGAACCGCGTTCCTTCGACTATATGCGCCCGGCCATGCCGACCGCCGTGCTCCGCCGGACCGTTGCCCAGTGCTTCCTGGTCGGTATCCCGGGGCCGGCGATCGACGCCGAGGCGCGGGATTTCCTGGCCGAGTTCCCGGTCGCCGGGTTCGTGCTCTTCAAACGCAACGTCCGCAGCGCGGCGCAGCTGCGCCGCCTGGTGGCTGCGCTGAAGGCAACCGGCGCCGGCCCCGAGCCGCTCATCGGCATCGACCACGAGGGCGGTCGGGTGCATCGGCTCGGCCGGCCCTTCACCCACTTCCCGCCCATGGCCGCGGTGGCCGCAGCCGACGACCCGGTGCTCGCGCTGGCCGTCGGTCGGGCCATGGGCCGCGAGCTCGCGGCCGTCGGCTTCGACCTGAACTTCGCGCCCGTCCTCGACGTCGACTCGAACCCGCGCAACCGCGTCATCGGCGACCGCGCCTTCGGCACCACGCCGGCCCAGGTGATCCGCCTCGCGCTGCCCTTCGCGCGCGGGCTCCAGGCAGGCGGCATCATCCCCTGCGGCAAGCACTTCCCCGGCCACGGCGCGACCGTCGGCGACTCGCACCGCGTGCGGCCGCGCTACCGCGCCGCCGCCGCCGTGCTGCGCCGCCGCGACCTGCCGCCCTTCGTGCGCGCCGTCCGCGCCGGCTTCCCCGCGCTGATGACGTCGCACGTCGTCTACCCGGGGCTCGACCCGCGCCGCCCCGCCACCATGTCGCCGCGCATCGCCACGACGCTGCTCCGCCGCACGCTCGGGTTCCGCGGCGTGCTGTTCAGCGACGACCTCGACATGCGCGCCGTGTCGGCGCGCTGGACGCCGGCGCGCGTCGCAGTCGGCGCCCTCGCGGCCGGGTGCGACGCCCTCCTCGCCTGCGGCTCCCTGCCCGCGGCGCGCGAGGCGATGCTGGGCATCGAGCAGGCCGTCCTGCGCGGGAAGCTACCGGCGGCGCGCGTCGTCGAGGCAGCGACGCGTCTCCACGGGCTCCGCACGCTGCGCCCGCGCCGGCGGCCGGCCATGACCAACGGCTGGCCGGCCCATCTCCGCCTGGCGGCCCGCCTCGCCCGCGCCCTCGACGACGCGGGCGCCTGATCGTCTAACGCCGCCGCTGGCGGCAGGCGCCTCGGCGCGCCGGGCCGGTGCCCGCACCGCACGCGACGCGGCGGCGGGCCGCGCCGGCGACGACGCGGCGGCGGGCGTCGCGTCGGCCACCATGCGCGACAGCGCCCGCAGGTACGGCGAACGCGCCACGCCGCGCTCGGTGATGATCCCCGTGACCAGCTCGTTCGGCGTCACGTCGAAGGCCGGGTTCATGATCTTCACGCCGGTGGGCGCGATCTGGCGGTCGAAGACGTGCGACACCTCGCGCGTCGGCCGCTCCTCGATCGGGATCATGTCGCCGCGCGGGCAGGCGAGGTCGACGGTGGACGTGGGCGCCGCGACGTAGAACGGGATGCCGTGCCGATGCGCCAGCACGGCGTGCCCGTAGGTGCCGATCTTGTTCGCGACGTCGCCGTTCGCCGCCACGCGGTCGGCGCCGACGACGACGCAGTGGACGCGCCCGCGCTGCATCATGTGGGCGGCCATGTTGTCGGTGATCAGCGTCACCGGGATGCGGTCGCGCTTCAGCTCCCAGGCGGTGAGGCGCGCGCCCTGGAGGAAGGGTCGGGTCTCGCAGGCGATCACCTGGACGCGCTTGCCCGCCTCGCGCGCGCCGCGGATGACGCCGAGCGCGGTGCCGTAGCCCGCGGTCGCGAGCGCGCCGGCGTTGCAGTGCGTGAGGATCGTCCAGCCGTCCTCGATGAGGGCCGCGCCGAACTCGCCCATGCGGCGGTTGGCGGCGATGTCCTCGTCGTGCATCGCCAGCGCCTCGCGCTCGAGCAGCGTGCGCAGCGTGTCGAGCGGGCGGTGCTGGTTGCGCTGGAAGATGCGGCGCATGCGCTCGATCGCCCAGAACAGGTTCACGGCCGTGGGCCGCGTCGCCGCGAACGTACGGCAGAGACGCTCGAAGTCGCGGTGGAGATCGCCGGGACGCAGCGAGCGCGCGCCGAGGGCGATGCCCATCGCGGTGGCGACGCCGATCGCG
Encoded proteins:
- a CDS encoding deoxynucleoside kinase; the encoded protein is MVDRAAARYIAVEGPIGVGKTALARRLATEFGSRTVLERVEDNPFLKRFYDDPERHALQAQLSFTLGRYRQQVELDADDLARTGAVADYLFAKDGIFAGITLSVEELHLYREIFQLLDRRIPRPDLVIYLEARPDVLLRRIRKRDREFERSISPQYLERLTEAFRTFFHSYTETPLLVVNCSEIDFVEHVGDLADLVREVRGMKQGVQHYIPLGSL
- a CDS encoding aspartate 1-decarboxylase — its product is MTKATRKMMRAKIHRATVTQAELHYEGSITIDRTLMDLTDLLPNEAVCVWNVTNGNRFETYVVEGERDSGVICVNGAAAHMVNKGDLVIIAAFTWLDEDAARRHEPKVVFVDEQNRMRAKRAEIPGPQVVAA
- a CDS encoding hemolysin III family protein, giving the protein MLPPPRTRPRLRGVLHQYAFFASLFAGTLLVAIAPSPRARTAALVYGASLSALLGVSTLFHRVTWTTPGARRWMGRLDHTMIAVLIAGTFTPFAMLALPDHLGPTLLLVVWIGAAVGTLLHVLWADIPKWLSALSYVVLGWVGVVATPTLLAAGWTIPILLLIGGLLYSLGAAVYALRRPDPVPAVFGYHEVFHALVVVAAGVHWAAVVLAVA
- a CDS encoding dienelactone hydrolase family protein, with product MADLERNDALDDFERRPLSLLGVERPVFVAGSGPAVIVMAEMPGISPYVARFARWVRDAGFTVWMPSLFGEPGRAISPLYGASTILRACISREFAALAANRSSPVIDWLRALAAHAHPLCGGRGVGAIGMCFTGNFALSMMLEPAVRAPVLSQPSLPIFQKGGMHIAPGELAAVKARMEREDLTVLAYRFAGDAFCRAERFAAYEAALGDRFQGRVLPDSAAGPNKHMKNPHSVVTLHLVDEAGQPTVQARDDILAFFAQRLRA
- the smpB gene encoding SsrA-binding protein SmpB; amino-acid sequence: MADKAHDRDITVNRRAFHEYHIDEKVEAGLALRGSEVKSLREGRVQLKDAYARFVGDELFLFAAHISPYGPSSQFGHAPERERKLLLHRRELDKLRAQLQEKGLTLIPLRLYWVKGRAKVEMGLGRGKKMHDKREAIRERSEKREIDRALAAGRRRG
- a CDS encoding ROK family protein — translated: MPASVAQHGSEELPSVRVDSYNLEIKDDDGGFLGDRASRAAFGASLEKWREPLRQLGDDPFGDRETDGLGKRDLEAILVGDDAAAAAVVHGAIEDFAHEFAGVTRRFQKLKAWRDTERIVVGGGFRWGRIGELAIARAGSLLAAEGIEVEVRPIRNHPDEAGLIGAVHLAPSWIFEAHDAILAVDIGGTNIRAGIVETNLRKAADASKACVWKSELWRHGDEDVKRDEAVARLVAMLEGLIRRTTRKELALAPFIGIGCPGKIEEDGSIDRGAQNLPGNWESARFNLPTCLYEAIPKIGDHETVVVLHNDAVVQGLSEVPFMTDVQHWGVLTIGTGLGNARFTNRSDPKAGKAGNGKPAGARR
- the panB gene encoding 3-methyl-2-oxobutanoate hydroxymethyltransferase translates to MDAKRITVPELGRMKAAGERITMVTAYDWTFARLLDAAGVEMLLVGDSLGNVVQGHDTTLPVTLDEMVYHTRMVARGARRALVVGDLPFGAYHASAAQAVESAVRLVKDGGAQAVKLEGGVRMAHAIEAIGSCDIPVIGHVGLTPQSVHRMGGHKVQGRRHGSGADSRERVLDDARAVEEAGACAVVLEGIPLDLAAEITAELAIPTIGIGAGVFCDGQVLVLHDLLGLTERAPKFAKAYADLGTTIVEAARAYVGEVKGGVFPTDAHAFHALKPVTAATGS
- the panC gene encoding pantoate--beta-alanine ligase, translating into MRIIDEPRAMQAWADAARAAGRRIALVPTMGALHDGHLELMRQGRARADEVVVSIFVNPIQFDRRDDFEKYPRTLDADAARCREAGVDAIYAPSAGAMYPEGFHTAVDVSHLTEPLCGAQRPGHFRGVTTVVTKLFHAVRPHVAVFGEKDFQQLAVVRRMTADLDFGIDVVGVPTVREADGLALSSRNQRLAPEARIAARCVPRALGAAVEAVRVGETRAAAVVDRAARVIAAEPQARLEYAELRDPETLDGVAEVRGPALLALAVWVGGVRLIDNRILGGTNP
- the mtnA gene encoding S-methyl-5-thioribose-1-phosphate isomerase, which gives rise to MAVRTIEWKNGGVVMLDQRLLPTREVYRVYRDHREVAKAIKEMVIRGAPAIGVATAMGIALGARSLRPGDLHRDFERLCRTFAATRPTAVNLFWAIERMRRIFQRNQHRPLDTLRTLLEREALAMHDEDIAANRRMGEFGAALIEDGWTILTHCNAGALATAGYGTALGVIRGAREAGKRVQVIACETRPFLQGARLTAWELKRDRIPVTLITDNMAAHMMQRGRVHCVVVGADRVAANGDVANKIGTYGHAVLAHRHGIPFYVAAPTSTVDLACPRGDMIPIEERPTREVSHVFDRQIAPTGVKIMNPAFDVTPNELVTGIITERGVARSPYLRALSRMVADATPAAASSPARPAAASRAVRAPARRAEAPAASGGVRRSGARVVEGAGEAGRQAEMGRPAVGHGRPPARAQRAEPVETRRCLDDARRR